A single genomic interval of Xyrauchen texanus isolate HMW12.3.18 chromosome 8, RBS_HiC_50CHRs, whole genome shotgun sequence harbors:
- the LOC127648169 gene encoding paternally-expressed gene 3 protein-like: MEKGDGNSENPKDISPTLEQCGKTQRSPRSPAFNSSLTWDSDSEKETLDEEELQHFSNPHGLAAHSPGSPTSRLTQDRLDSDPCQEPEESKHLFLEKITPGPMEMENQGADVSNRELTTTDTSSHKLKQDKVTHLPDVAPKETCQKEEQDELKVHNHRGKEKTNTKESDVYTFPADSEPESPPPGPWAHCTFIQCRRKKRAILRPFSGLGTWQRPTGGGRRGRGKPSGAKKHRKNTDDEGRMSGFKDEQEEKLKERQIVDHQLDGDLCQEIFTCVECSIYFKKQAHLREHMREHGQGSRPAKKCGEQLPKSGFECLDCGQEFVDQLLLLDHHRSHEESRQKILEEIRKLNEGEKGAAQLASCSKESEPVIKESAEVSCSQFMCLKCNFISDVHQEFAEHAKTHRTRTRSGISRTSPRIQQKSSKKGQGSTADVPSTLFTSPLNKRYPIRTSKKTKETQSDVGPSQPQPMP, from the exons ATGGAGAAGGGTGATGGAAATTCAGAAAATCCAAAGGACATTTCCCCCACGCTGGAGCAATGTGGGAAAACTCAGAGAAGCCCACGGTCTCCAGCCTTCAACTCATCTCTCACATGGGACTCAGACTCTGAAAAAGAAACCTTGGACG AGGAAGAGCTTCAGCACTTTTCTAACCCTCATGGTCTGGCTGCTCACAGCCCTGGAAGTCCCACCTCTAGACTCACACAAGACAG ACTTGACAGTGATCCCTGCCAAGAACCTGAGGAATCCAAGCACTTATTTCTTGAGAAGATCACACCAGGACCTATGGAGATGGAGAATCAAGGAGCTGATGTTTCAAACAGGGAACTAACAACTACAGACACCAGCTCACATAAAc taaaacaagacaaagtgACCCATTTGCCAGATGTTGCACCAAAAGAGACATGCCAAAAAGAAGAGCAGGATGAACTGAAAGTGCATAATCACAGGGGCAAGGAAAAGACGAATACCAAGGAGTCAGATGTATACACCTTCCCAGCTGACTCTGAGCCTGAAAGCCCACCCCCTGGGCCTTGGGCACACTGCACCTTCATCCAATGCAGAAGGAAAAAGAGGGCTATACTGAGGCCTTTCTCCGGACTGGGAACCTGGCAACGCCCAACAGGTGGCGGCAGAAGGGGTAGGGGCAAACCCTCAGGAGCAAAGAAGCATAGGAAAAACACAGATGATGAGGGAAGGATGTCTGGATTTAAAGATGAACAGGAAGAGAAGTTAAAGGAAAGGCAAATAGTAGACCACCAACTGGATGGAGACCTATGCCAAGAGATTTTCACATGTGTAGAATGTAGCATCTACTTCAAAAAACAAGCCCATCTACGTGAACACATGCGGGAGCATGGCCAAGGCAGTAGACCAGCAAAGAAATGTGGCGAACAGCTTCCTAAAAGCGGGTTTGAATGTCTAGATTGTGGTCAAGAGTTTGTAGATCAGTTGCTTTTGCTAGATCATCACAGATCCCACGAGGAGTCAAGGCAGAAAATCCTAGAGGAGATTAGAAAACTAAATGAGGGAGAAAAGGGAGCAGCACAGCTAGCCAGTTGTAGTAAAGAATCAGAGCCAGTTATCAAAGAGTCAGCAGAAGTCAGTTGTAGCCAGTTTATGTGTCTTAAGTGCAACTTCATCTCGGATGTGCATCAAGAGTTTGCAGAACATGCCAAGACACACAGAACCCGAACAAGGTCTGGCATCTCTCGAACTTCACCTCGTATTCAACAGAAGTCCTCCAAAAAAGGACAAGGTTCCACTGCAGATGTTCCATCAACTCTTTTCACTTCACCGCTGAACAAGAGATACCCCATCCGAACATCCAAAAAAACGAAAGAAACACAGTCTGATGTTGGCCCTTCACAG CCCCAGCCGATGCCATAG
- the pglyrp6 gene encoding peptidoglycan recognition protein 6 translates to MDRHLGLLVSLLLVSAGCLTDATSTRRMNDFIEAVENIEAENPGLSMLDVVRGLRKVAGLETDLIKNYLGDLRDVNGFVTSSSVASYIKTVINHKVSELGEEDGVVLTLDGSNVALAPMLLGLEVGLQSSNKRRIQDLYALTLTENLVASFALHASYEHPTVSLGTKGFWDSIKSPKVYTLSGLPSLATDALIIGGIDGLILWSEVTKPNHRYVSLSHLLKSYYSHQLSSKGLDAAPRLISQKRRMNFKKVVSFPMLKSQVTQALTGHQKLNNESEKERLDAIMNEGIEKLIHIYAVCPNIITRSQWGAAAFIGSPSYLYLPVPYLFIHHSYQPSRPCTTFEQCASDMRSMQNYHQNTNGWSDIGYSFVAGSDGNLYEGRGWDWVGAHTQGYNSDGYGVCFIGDYTSTLPVKSAMDMVRYDFTKCAVDSGGLSSGYYLYGHRQAGSTECPGNAFYREIQNWEHYDSYLP, encoded by the exons ATGGATCGTCACTTGGGATTGCTCGTTTCCTTGCTTTTGGTGTCAGCAGGTTGCCTTACTGATG CCACTAGCACAAGGCGCATGAATGACTTCATCGAAGCTGTGGAGAATATTGAAGCCGAGAATCCGGGGCTTTCAATGCTCGATGTCGTGAGAGGTCTTCGTAAGGTTGCTGGCTTGGAAACCGACCTCATCAAGAATTACCTTGGCGACCTCCGTGATGTAAATGGCTTTGTGACAAGCTCATCAGTCGCTTCATACATAAAAACGGTTATTAATCACAAGGTATCAGAGTTGGGTGAGGAGGACGGTGTGGTTCTCACCTTAGATGGGTCAAACGTGGCTTTGGCCCCAATGCTCCTCGGACTTGAAGTTGGGCTACAATCCAGCAACAAACGACGAATCCAAGACCTGTACGCCTTAACTTTGACTGAAAACCTGGTTGCTTCTTTTGCACTTCATGCCAGTTATGAGCACCCCACTGTTTCCTTGGGCACTAAAGGTTTTTGGGATAGCATTAAGTCCCCAAAAGTATACACTCTTTCCGGTTTACCCTCCTTGGCAACAGACGCCCTCATAATTGGAGGTATAGATGGCCTCATTCTTTGGTCAGAAGTCACCAAGCCGAACCATCGATATGTATCACTAAGTCACTTGCTGAAGAGTTACTACAGCCATCAGCTCAGCAGCAAAGGGTTGGATGCTGCACCCCGTCTGATTAGTCAAAAACGAAGGATGAACTTCAAAAAAGTTGTCAGCTTCCCCATGCTTAAAAGTCAAGTTACACAGGCCCTAACAGGTCATCAGAAATTGAACAATGAGTCTGAGAAGGAGAGACTGGATGCTATTATGAATGAGGGAATTGAGAAACTGATTCACATATATGCGG TCTGTCCCAACATCATTACCAGGTCTCAGTGGGGGGCTGCAGCTTTCATCGGAAGTCCCTCCTATCTGTATCTCCCAGTGCCCTACCTGTTCATCCACCACTCATATCAGCCCTCCAGGCCTTGTACCACCTTTGAGCAATGCGCCAGTGACATGCGCTCCATGCAGAATTACCACCAGAACACTAATGGATGGAGTGACATTGGATACAG TTTTGTTGCCGGTTCTGATGGTAACCTGTATGAAGGCCGTGGCTGGGATTGGGTAGGTGCTCACACACAAGGGTACAACTCCGATGGCTATGGCGTCTGCTTCATTGGAGACTACACCTCCACTCTCCCAGTAAAGAGCGCAATGGACATGGTGAGGTACGACTTTACAAAGTGTGCCGTGGATTCAGGGGGACTGTCTTCAGGTTACTACTTATATGGACACAGACAAGCTGGGTCCACAGAGTGCCCAGGAAATGCCTTCTATCGTGAAATCCAGAACTGGGAGCATTACGAT AGCTATTTACCTTGA
- the LOC127648003 gene encoding neuromodulin-like, which yields MEENVLQPQCLMSPPPNQRAGPRLRDLAFKSIGKKRKGRVARDKLRRTRASPRLDLKSIQTHSVKKQVQISNQTEEKTQREGTRTQEPEHELKQGSRTGKKPPVIALDPKATASSPKKTSKKLEAEEDPKLKKDKSDSKGKCGEGKPVAASVEDDDEGEEEEEEEEEEEDVVNRIIGALTEEDEDDNDIEGLFKSVERKCPYCQDPIP from the exons ATGGAAGAGAATGTCCTACAACCTCAGTGTCTCATGTCACCACCTCCAAATCAAAGGGCTGGTCCACGGCTTAGGGATTTAGCATTTAAAAGCATTGGAAAGAAACGCAAAGGAAGGGTTGCAAGGGATAAATTGAGGCGTACAAGAGCAAGCCCAAGACTAGATCTTAAATCCATCCAGACACACAGTGTGAAAAAACAGGTTCAAATCTCAAACCAGACTGAAGAGAAGACCCAGAGAGAAGGCACTCGAACGCAAGAACCAGAGCATGAGCTGAAACAGGGGTCCAGAACAG GAAAGAAGCCACCTGTCATTGCTCTGGATCCTAAAGCCACCGCCTCCTCACCAAAAAAGACCAGCAAAAAGCTTGAAGCAGAGGAAGATCCCAAacttaaaaaagacaaatctgATAGCAAGGGCAAGTGTGGGGAAGGAAAACCTGTTGCTGCATCAGTAGAGGATGATGATGAaggagaagaggaggaggaggaggaggaggaggaggaagatgttGTTAATCGTATTATTGGTGCATTAACTGAGgaagatgaagatgataatgATATAGAAGGGTTGTTTAAAAGCGTTGAAAGAAAATGCCCTTATTGCCAAGATCCGATTCCATAA
- the LOC127648170 gene encoding protein Wiz-like → MRCELCSAGFDTRAGLSSHARAHLRDFGITNWEVTVSPINVLRELFAKHPDLVLPTVSSHPDLSSEDQNSDEDQDTEKEEKDEEDMTITPANFCSDSPKPHWKDRHNISKLEGKEEDEAEEEEAARMPLTKRLVTSPREKTLFSLQEHSSESKEADSLGSNLLKCEICGTSFETRRGLSSHARSHLRQLGIGTSENSGAPIDLLYQITKERAMDAHFTGTSPSVSSPKKLLHHSPPISMPSPEKDMETEDRPIDTKPAVPFSIAGSTIKVSSSPNTPSLTGSLPSSPFVKSRSPSPVLRKAPISSLLPVSSPLRSQEHKTLGKNQAANLSSPTKPFWAPQETDAPLNLTMDMDSKDIICQMCGAWFETRKGLSSHARSHLRHFGIEYSESKGSPIDLLNQFILTDDFKHKANSFLSDVPKDLRPPKTSKASLLPSTSTSSSKRAPPSSPILYKTAPLTSNIGNKATSSSTHTLLGPPTKKLKHSSLQVLRFSGGEVLPFPIEPMKEVNCDFCGELFENRKGLSSHARSHLRQLGITEWSVNGSPIDTLREIIVRRGLPSIVPLKPHKSPSSSPGPALPRSTHKSPSPSRNVLVHLPFHFPQSPSQDQPTYRKMSPSTSTASSSPTVEMVKPKPEPEIVEVTMKGSEMGVSASYSPEPLHPSLSSSDNDFPVNLVMTQEKNPSRDIRCEFCGEFFENRKGLSSHARSHLRHMGITEWSVNGSPIDTLWEVMRRQGTTSASAAFGIKEEPGQDGRLSLNSPGYQSHVLSRKSPLNLLHSGSRLHKHGLGSMGLSHTSPVGKFFGVVPLKNKVLVEDGQPREKSLLVQTKSFSSHAQDFSFKGKVSTEKQGVGHMGASCELCGFYFENRKALASHARAHLRQFGVTEWCVNGSPIETLSAWIRSRPQKAAEMQQSYAQGGRYVQKKRCSSSFSPSHESDPTTPVSHKTPVAKWGSLTLSQKRAIGRDVNSCSLGLPSQATEARSSSGSSTQHGLISQTSSHHSNNTLPHVQVAHSELNVRLPRVFERRPLKHPSNHPHAAGGERESGPPKPRSSTVPALVPKPPSTPLVSLVGKIYSLKCRFCDVEFHGPLSVQEDWIRHLQQHILNLNYNKNAPPANDTRSQCDTPVPKPPSSAATSTTTTATATTLSTPSPKASTTPTPIQVSTAPPVASSMLSAKPHPSPAN, encoded by the exons ATGAGATGTGAGTTGTGCAGTGCTGGTTTTGACACCAGGGCTGGTCTCTCCAGTCATGCTCGTGCCCATCTCCGAGACTTTGGCATCACAAATTGGGAAGTCACAGTTTCCCCCATTAATGTTCTCCGGGAGCTCTTTGCCAAGCATCCAGATCTTGTTCTACCAACTGTTTCCTCTCACCCTGACCTGTCAAGTGAAGACCAAAACTCTGATGAAGATCAAGACACAGAGAAGGAAGAAAAGGATGAGGAGGACATGACCATAACACCTGCCAATTTTTGTTCTGATTCTCCAAAACCACACTGGAAGGACAGACACAATATCAGCAAACTGGAGG GTAAGGAGGAGGATGAGGCTGAGGAAGAAGAGGCGGCCAGGATGCCACTTACAAAAAGGCTGGTCACAAGTCCCAGAGAGAAGACTTTGTTCTCCCTGCAGGAACATAGTTCTGAATCCAAAGAGGCAGACTCTTTGG gGTCCAACCTATTGAAATGTGAGATTTGTGGTACTTCCTTTGAGACACGTCGTGGTTTGTCTAGCCACGCCCGCTCTCACCTACGCCAGCTGGGTATCGGTACGTCGGAGAACAGTGGAGCACCCATTGACCTCCTCTACCAGATCACTAAGGAACGTGCCATGGATGCCCATTTCACAGGCACCTCCCCATCTGTGTCATCACCTAAGAAGCTCCTGCACCATTCCCCTCCTATTTCTATGCCCAGCCCCGAAAAGGATATGGAAACCGAAGATAGACCGATTGACACCAAACCAGCTGTCCCATTCTCAATTGCGGGTTCAACAATTAAAGTTTCCTCTTCACCAAATACTCCCTCTTTAACTGGCTCACTGCCTTCCTCTCCATTTGTAAAGTCTCGGTCTCCATCCCCAGTGCTGAGAAAGGCTCCCATCTCTTCCCTGCTCCCTGTGTCTTCCCCACTGCGATCCCAGGAACATAAGACTTTGGGAAAGAACCAGGCTGCAAACCTCTCCAGTCCCACCAAACCGTTCTGGGCACCGCAAGAGACGGATGCACCTTTGAACCTTA CAATGGACATGGACTCTAAAGACATTATTTGCCAGATGTGTGGTGCATGGTTCGAAACAAGAAAAGGTCTCTCAAGTCATGCACGATCCCATTTGCGCCATTTTGGGATCGAGTACTCTGAATCCAAGGGCTCCCCCATTGACTTACTCAACCAGTTCATCTTGACCGATGACTTCAAGCACAAAGCAAATTCTTTTCTCTCTGATGTTCCTAAAGACTTGAGGCCCCCAAAGACCAGCAAGGCTTCCCTCTTGCCCTCCACTTCCACCTCTTCCTCTAAGAGGGCTCCTCCCTCTAGTCCTATCCTATATAAAACGGCTCCATTAACGTCCAACATTGGGAACAAAGCTACCTCGTCTTCTACCCACACCCTGTTGGGCCCACCAACAAAGAAGCTAAAACACTCCTCTTTGCAGGTTCTTCGTTTTAGTGGTGGTGAAGTGCTGCCCTTCCCTATAG AACCAATGAAAGAGGTGAATTGTGATTTCTGTGGAGAACTTTTTGAGAATCGCAAAGGCCTCTCCAGTCATGCCCGTTCACATCTGCGTCAGCTTGGTATCACGGAATGGTCTGTGAATGGCTCGCCTATTGACACACTACGAGAGATTATAGTCCGTCGAGGCCTACCATCCATTGTGCCGTTAAAACCTCACAAATCCCCCTCTTCTTCTCCGGGCCCAGCACTGCCTCGGTCTACACACAAGTCACCCTCTCCTTCAAGGAATGTCCTTGTCCACCTGCCTTTCCATTTTCCCCAATCACCAAGTCAAGATCAGCCAACTTACAGAAAAATGTCTCCTTCGACATCTACCGCCAGTTCTTCCCCAACAGTGGAAATGGTTAAACCAAAACCAGAGCCTGAAATTGTAGAAGTAACCATGAAAGGGTCAGAAATGGGAGTGAGTGCAAGTTACAGCCCAGAGCCGCTTCATCCCAGTTTGAGCAGTTCAGATAATGACTTTCCAGTCAACTTAG TCATGACTCAAGAGAAGAACCCTTCCCGTGATATCCGATGTGAATTTTGTGGTGAATTCTTTGAAAACCGCAAAGGCCTATCGAGCCACGCCCGTTCGCACTTGAGGCATATGGGCATCACAGAGTGGTCTGTAAACGGCTCACCCATTGACACTCTGTGGGAAGTCATGAGGAGACAGGGCACCACCTCTGCATCTGCTGCCTTTGGCATAAAGGAGGAACCGGGACAGGATGGTAGACTATCACTGAACAGTCCTGGCTATCAGTCCCATGTACTTTCCCGCAAGTCACCCCTTAACCTGCTCCACTCTGGCTCACGCCTCCATAAGCATGGGCTTGGAAGCATGGGCTTATCTCACACCTCACCTGTGGGAAAGTTTTTTGGGGTGGTTCCGCTGAAGAACAAGGTGCTGGTTGAGGATGGACAGCCAAGAGAAAAGTCACTGCTAGTCCAGACTAAATCCTTCTCGTCCCACGCACAGGACTTTTCCTTTAAGGGGAAAGTCTCCACAGAGAAGCAAGGGGTAGGCCACATGG GTGCCAGCTGCGAACTCTGTGGATTCTACTTTGAGAACCGGAAGGCATTGGCCAGTCATGCCCGAGCACATCTCCGACAGTTTGGTGTAACAGAGTGGTGTGTAAATGGTTCTCCCATTGAGACGCTGAGCGCCTGGATCCGCAGCCGCCCACAGAAGGCAGCAGAGATGCAGCAAAGTTATGCGCAAGGAGGTCGCTATGTCCAGAAGAAG AGGTGCAGTTCCTCTTTTTCACCATCCCATGAGTCTGACCCTACAACCCCTGTTTCCCACAAGACCCCAGTAGCCAAGTGGGGATCTCTCACATTGTCTCAAAAGAGGGCAATAGGACGGGATGTCAACAGCTGTTCCTTGGGGTTGCCTTCACAGGCAACAGAGGCCAGAAGTAGTAGTGGAAGTTCGACTCAACATGGCCTTATTTCACAGACTAGCAGTCATCATTCCAATAACACACTTCCACATGTGCAGGTGGCCCATAGTGAACTCAACGTGCGTTTGCCACGAG TATTTGAGAGACGGCCACTCAAACACCCTTCAAATCATCCACATGCTgcgggaggggagagagagagtggcccTCCAAAACCTCGCTCCAGTACAGTTCCTGCCCTTGTGCCAAAGCCCCCCTCCACCCCACTGGTTAGTCTTGTGGGTAAAATTTACTCACTCAAGTGCCG GTTTTGTGATGTGGAGTTTCACGGCCCCCTCTCAGTACAGGAAGATTGGATCAGACACCTGCAGCAGCACATCCTCAATCTCAACTATAACAAGAATGCACCACCTGCAAATGATACTCGTTCCCAATGTGACACCCCTGTTCCCAAACCCCCATCCTCAGCTGCTACCTCCACTACAACCACAGCTACTGCCACAACTCTGTCCACACCCTCCCCAAAAGCCTCAACCACACCCACTCCAATCCAAGTCTCCACAGCGCCCCCTGTGGCCAGTTCAATGCTATCGGCAAAGCCACATCCTTCTCCTGCTAATTAG
- the LOC127647972 gene encoding hsp70-binding protein 1-like: MAEGRGNRRHPSNLQGVLQMAVEAGSASEGPAQPEPMTQERMEFLRGALAEVCKGQMDEVEQMKQCLEVLTRDKSRQSGSEEEDDEEDEREEALEMLSELCENLDNARDLMKLGGLDLCLSRCLCHSEAGIRWRAAQLIASCAQNMPEVQCYLLNQRALLTLLQLADHDANSTVRVKALYAVSCLVREQEAGLLDFLSHDGFSVLMRGMQSDSDKLRTKSAFLLLNLLTSHPEHKDTVLSMGMVQQLVSVLLSPHSSVHEHVLGTLCCLVKDSPRAVNDCREPSLALEELLNQRVQDLRGREESLEELEFCECLRAACFQGQPQKDNGMDR, from the exons ATGGCAGAAGGCAGGGGTAACCGGCGTCACCCCAGTAATTTACAGGGTGTGCTTCAGATGGCTGTGGAGGCTGGATCTGCATCTGAGGGTCCCGCTCAACCAGAGCCTATGACACAGGAG AGAATGGAGTTTTTGAGAGGAGCTCTGGCAGAAGTGTGTAAAGGACAGATGGATGAGGTAGAACAGATGAAACAGTGTTTGGAAGTGCTGACCAGAGATAAAAGCAGACAGAGTGGGAGTGAGGAAGAGGACGATGAGGAGGATGAAAGAGAGGAGGCTCTGGAAATGCTCTCAGAGCTCTGCGAGAACCTGGACAATGCaagag aTCTTATGAAGCTGGGCGGTCTGGACTTGTGTTTGTCGCGGTGTCTCTGTCACTCTGAGGCCGGTATTCGCTGGAGAGCAGCTCAGCTCATTGCCAGCTGTGCCCAGAATATGCCTGAGGTGCAGTGCTACCTGCTCAACCAGCGGGCGCTACTGACACTCCTACAACTCGCAGATCACGACGCAAACAGCACAGTTCGAGTCAAAGCACTCTACGCTGTGTCTT GTTTAGTGAGGGAACAGGAAGCAGGTCTGCTGGACTTCCTGTCACATGATGGCTTTTCAGTGCTGATGAGGGGGATGCAGTCAGACAGTGACAAACTGAGAACTAAATCGGCTTTCCTTCTGCTCAACCTTCTGACCAGTCACCCAGAACACAAAG atacagtgTTGTCCATGGGAATGGTTCAGCAGCTGGTGTCAGTTCTTCTGTCCCCTCATTCCTCTGTACATGAACATGTTCTTGGCACCCTCTGCTG CCTGGTGAAGGACTCTCCCCGTGCCGTGAATGATTGCAGAGAACCATCGCTGGCATTGGAGGAGCTACTCAACCAGAGAGTGCAGGACCTAAGGGGGCGAGAGGAGAGCCTG GAGGAGTTGGAATTTTGTGAATGTTTACGAGCAGCTTGTTTCCAAGGGCAACCACAGAAGGACAATGGAATGGATCGCTGA